One Alicyclobacillus acidoterrestris DNA window includes the following coding sequences:
- the rpoN gene encoding RNA polymerase factor sigma-54 → MQVDYGLVQEQTQRLVMTAQMKQALDTLQWTTEELDAFMQEAMLENPLLEYESPYKMGELPWSSVVGARKQRGSTENSSLSSFDQRIKSTQSREEKLTEQIRMMQLPEVIRRICLFLIGLLDEYGYLRESEEELQGLCHASLHQVRRAIQALQCVEPLGIGARDLRECLRLQLELVPASRRALVATIIENHLEDVARGRLVAIVKGLKSSPEAIQQAVDDLRNLNPRPGLTLDDTPPQYIVPEVVVRRVGDVYQVYDVATARGRVFVNRNYQKLMGDKHHPEVQQFLRRQVESIEWITQCLERRMETLLKVAQAIVDIQSSFFECGPRALKPLTLRQVAERVELHESTVSRAVRGKYMDTPQGVLEFKYFFTAEIRGDDSAVSAQAVKFAIQSLIASEQPDSPLSDADIAQAMKAQGISVSRRTVAKYREQLHIPTSLRRKRISLEM, encoded by the coding sequence GTGCAGGTTGACTATGGTTTAGTCCAAGAACAGACACAGCGGCTTGTGATGACAGCGCAGATGAAGCAAGCACTAGACACATTGCAATGGACGACGGAGGAATTGGACGCCTTCATGCAAGAGGCGATGTTGGAGAATCCGCTATTGGAGTACGAATCGCCGTACAAAATGGGAGAACTGCCTTGGTCATCCGTCGTCGGCGCGCGTAAACAGCGGGGGAGTACAGAAAATTCTTCTTTGTCGTCGTTTGACCAGCGCATCAAAAGCACGCAAAGCAGAGAAGAAAAGCTGACAGAGCAAATCCGGATGATGCAGTTGCCGGAAGTGATTCGACGTATTTGCCTATTTTTAATCGGGTTGTTGGACGAGTACGGTTACTTGCGCGAGTCAGAAGAAGAACTGCAGGGCTTGTGTCATGCTTCGCTGCATCAGGTGAGACGGGCCATTCAGGCACTTCAATGCGTGGAGCCTTTAGGTATTGGCGCGAGGGATTTACGAGAATGCTTGCGGTTGCAATTGGAACTTGTGCCCGCTTCACGACGAGCGCTGGTTGCAACTATCATTGAGAATCATTTGGAGGATGTCGCTCGCGGGCGCCTTGTGGCCATTGTGAAGGGACTAAAGTCGTCACCAGAAGCGATTCAGCAGGCGGTGGACGATTTACGGAATTTGAACCCGCGTCCAGGGTTGACGCTCGATGATACACCACCGCAATACATTGTGCCTGAAGTGGTCGTGCGCCGTGTGGGAGATGTCTATCAGGTATATGATGTGGCAACAGCTCGTGGTCGCGTCTTTGTCAATCGAAACTATCAGAAGTTAATGGGAGATAAGCATCATCCGGAGGTACAGCAATTCTTGCGCCGCCAAGTCGAGTCTATCGAGTGGATCACGCAGTGTCTGGAGCGACGCATGGAGACTCTACTTAAAGTCGCGCAAGCGATTGTCGATATTCAATCGAGCTTTTTTGAGTGCGGGCCTCGTGCATTGAAGCCGTTGACGTTGCGGCAGGTTGCTGAGCGCGTTGAGCTGCACGAGTCGACCGTCAGTCGCGCGGTACGCGGGAAATACATGGATACGCCACAAGGTGTACTTGAATTCAAGTACTTTTTCACCGCCGAAATTCGCGGTGACGATTCTGCTGTGTCAGCGCAGGCGGTGAAGTTCGCGATACAGTCCTTGATTGCGTCAGAACAACCGGATTCTCCCCTCTCGGATGCAGATATTGCGCAGGCGATGAAAGCACAAGGAATCTCCGTTTCTCGCCGGACGGTGGCAAAATACCGGGAACAACTGCACATTCCGACGTCGCTGCGCCGTAAACGCATTTCACTGGAAATGTAG
- a CDS encoding acetamidase/formamidase family protein: MTTMLSTEHLIYAMSPNNAPVTHVEDGDTVIIQTCDCFENQITSEDQDFVTLDWERINPATGPIYINGAEPGDLLVVHIQKIDLAKQGVMTTGPNLGVLGDELNQNAIRMVPIQNGKAIFSDTIELPIHPMIGVIGTAPAVDSIPCGTPGNHGGNMDCKRITEGARLILPVNVPGALFALGDLHAAMGDGEVAVCGIEIAATVQVQFHVQKGKNWPTPMLVNDDQIMTIASEELLDDATTRAVKNMVHFLEETCGVDKAEATFLLSAAGDLRVCQVVDPLKTARFELPRWIAEQYGFTFTY, encoded by the coding sequence ATGACCACCATGCTATCAACAGAACATTTAATTTACGCGATGTCGCCAAACAACGCGCCCGTAACGCATGTCGAGGACGGTGACACGGTCATCATCCAAACGTGTGACTGCTTTGAGAATCAAATCACAAGCGAAGACCAGGATTTCGTAACCCTTGACTGGGAGCGCATCAACCCAGCCACAGGTCCCATCTACATCAACGGCGCCGAACCCGGCGATTTACTCGTCGTACATATTCAGAAAATTGACTTAGCGAAACAGGGTGTAATGACCACAGGCCCCAACCTCGGCGTGCTCGGGGACGAATTGAACCAAAATGCGATACGCATGGTTCCAATCCAAAACGGCAAGGCCATTTTTTCCGACACGATTGAATTGCCCATCCACCCGATGATCGGCGTGATTGGAACTGCACCGGCGGTGGATAGTATCCCATGTGGCACTCCAGGCAACCATGGCGGCAACATGGACTGTAAGCGCATCACGGAAGGTGCTCGCCTGATCTTGCCAGTGAACGTCCCAGGTGCCTTATTCGCACTTGGCGACCTACACGCTGCGATGGGCGATGGAGAAGTCGCCGTCTGTGGAATTGAAATTGCAGCCACCGTCCAAGTTCAATTCCACGTGCAGAAGGGTAAAAATTGGCCAACGCCCATGCTGGTCAACGACGACCAGATTATGACGATTGCCTCGGAAGAATTGTTGGATGATGCAACGACGCGCGCGGTCAAAAACATGGTTCACTTTCTCGAAGAGACTTGCGGAGTGGACAAGGCGGAAGCGACGTTTCTGCTCAGTGCAGCGGGCGATTTGCGTGTGTGCCAAGTCGTCGATCCGCTAAAGACCGCCCGCTTTGAACTCCCCCGCTGGATAGCGGAGCAGTACGGCTTTACGTTCACGTATTAA
- a CDS encoding Rieske 2Fe-2S domain-containing protein, with product MTREENDLVTRVGPGTPMGTLMRQYWVPALLSSELPKPDCDPVRVMLLGEKLIAFRDSLGRVGLIQNHCPHRGASLFFGRNGDCGIRCVYHGWQFDIHGNCIDMPNEPNESDFKRKVKALAYPCVERGGLVWAYLGPRAELPPLPDIEVNQLPEGECAIVPTMLECNWLQAVEGEIDTSHSGFLHFGSIQPDDVAEGTFLHYTVKDRAPRYSVVDTDYGVMYGAYRPARPGYTYWRIAQFMFPFFTQTPEGILGHHVITNAWVPMDDYHTMAFIMIRKDPREQAWPGRHPIQGNADKYPTVQTPVLPNTSEWFGRFVSAVNATNDYGLDRARQRNGTDYSGIPYLPAQDRAMQESMGSIYDRTQEHLAVSDVMVIRVRRRLLAAARALAERQVVPPGVDCPAVYRNRSGSIILPEGADWIQATKELRQAFTDHPEVLLQQP from the coding sequence TTGACCAGGGAGGAAAACGATTTGGTCACGCGCGTAGGACCCGGTACACCGATGGGCACGTTGATGCGGCAGTACTGGGTGCCAGCGTTGTTGTCGTCTGAACTTCCCAAGCCGGACTGTGATCCGGTTCGCGTGATGTTGCTGGGTGAGAAGTTAATTGCTTTTCGCGACAGCTTGGGGCGCGTGGGCCTGATTCAAAATCACTGTCCGCATCGTGGTGCAAGTTTGTTTTTTGGACGAAACGGAGATTGCGGGATTCGTTGCGTTTACCACGGTTGGCAGTTTGACATTCATGGCAATTGCATCGATATGCCGAACGAACCGAATGAAAGCGATTTCAAGAGAAAGGTGAAAGCTCTAGCTTATCCCTGTGTGGAGCGTGGGGGACTGGTATGGGCTTATCTGGGGCCACGAGCAGAATTACCGCCGTTGCCAGACATTGAGGTGAATCAACTGCCGGAGGGTGAGTGCGCCATTGTCCCAACCATGTTGGAATGCAATTGGCTGCAAGCAGTCGAAGGCGAGATTGATACGAGTCATTCGGGGTTCTTGCATTTTGGTTCCATTCAGCCGGACGACGTGGCGGAGGGTACTTTCCTGCATTACACCGTGAAAGACCGCGCTCCACGGTATTCTGTGGTCGACACCGACTACGGTGTGATGTATGGCGCATATCGTCCGGCGCGTCCAGGGTACACGTATTGGCGAATTGCCCAATTCATGTTCCCGTTCTTCACGCAGACGCCAGAGGGTATCCTTGGACATCACGTCATCACCAACGCCTGGGTTCCCATGGATGACTATCATACCATGGCGTTCATCATGATTCGCAAAGATCCGCGTGAGCAGGCTTGGCCAGGGCGCCACCCCATTCAGGGAAATGCGGATAAATATCCGACGGTCCAAACACCTGTGTTGCCAAACACCAGTGAATGGTTTGGACGCTTTGTATCCGCCGTGAATGCCACGAACGACTATGGATTAGATCGGGCGCGCCAGCGCAATGGGACGGATTACTCCGGAATTCCGTATTTGCCGGCTCAGGATAGAGCGATGCAAGAGAGCATGGGGAGCATTTATGACCGGACGCAGGAACATCTGGCTGTCTCTGACGTGATGGTGATTCGGGTTCGCCGTCGATTGCTGGCAGCAGCGCGTGCGTTGGCAGAGAGGCAAGTGGTTCCACCAGGTGTCGATTGTCCCGCAGTATACCGCAACCGCTCGGGCAGCATTATTCTCCCGGAAGGTGCGGACTGGATTCAGGCGACCAAGGAATTGCGCCAAGCGTTTACGGACCATCCGGAAGTGCTATTACAGCAGCCGTAA
- a CDS encoding type II toxin-antitoxin system HicB family antitoxin gives MTVEEYLAIPYILQVWSRECEDGRWVRHAEFPELPGCFAEASSAVEAVERAEAARVAYIVEKLARGEAVPVPRPPLEA, from the coding sequence ATGACGGTTGAGGAGTACTTAGCAATCCCGTATATTTTGCAGGTTTGGTCGAGGGAATGTGAGGATGGACGATGGGTTCGTCATGCTGAATTTCCTGAGTTGCCCGGGTGCTTTGCGGAGGCTTCATCCGCCGTGGAAGCTGTAGAAAGGGCGGAAGCCGCTCGCGTAGCCTATATTGTCGAAAAACTTGCACGCGGTGAAGCGGTTCCGGTACCTCGGCCACCACTAGAGGCGTAA
- a CDS encoding MFS transporter, translated as MSTVPGAGIFGGRFTPEKRRSILVGWLAGMLNTYDLFLPVLVLPTAMGYFEPPTLSPEVQVTLINIAFAISMVAQPIGGLVIGPIGDRIGRKRLVIVTSAGFTIGTFLLAIMPGYAAWGYAAIGIFLFLRLANGAFSAAGLGGSVPLALERTPKRWRGLVGGLLGVAPTTGVILLSAVQLILNSKLSPEAFTQWGWRIPFLVGVVLGVILLIFIARISELALFAGEAEKRDRDTITKNRPLKEVFATSNLKTFGQMFMLYSGYLFAVQAAVSFVPSLLINILHQPAQAVDSLMLYGNIGIVVFGVVLGALSQRVGRRRMLLFGGAWIFVVCTILYYLTIHAAGAKSGFAAVGILGFFMIILTIAPFSGMVLTYTAERYPFHTRTTGFSAISTLTSVIPGFYSFYLLGLGKVMPYQYTVMVLTAVAGLLTWFGAKAGPETVDFEMLPQAEELLEIPSPTPAAESPMNIE; from the coding sequence ATGTCTACTGTGCCGGGAGCGGGAATCTTCGGTGGACGATTTACCCCAGAGAAGAGACGAAGCATCCTCGTTGGTTGGCTGGCCGGAATGCTCAACACGTACGACTTGTTTTTGCCCGTTTTGGTCCTACCGACCGCAATGGGGTATTTTGAACCGCCTACTTTGTCACCGGAAGTGCAAGTGACGCTGATTAACATCGCATTTGCCATCTCCATGGTGGCACAGCCCATCGGTGGTTTGGTCATTGGCCCCATCGGCGATAGGATTGGGCGGAAACGCTTGGTGATTGTCACATCGGCTGGGTTTACCATTGGCACCTTTTTATTGGCAATCATGCCTGGCTATGCGGCGTGGGGGTATGCGGCCATTGGTATTTTCCTCTTTTTGCGCCTGGCAAATGGCGCCTTTTCGGCGGCGGGGCTCGGAGGGTCCGTGCCTCTCGCACTAGAACGAACGCCGAAGCGATGGCGCGGTCTCGTCGGTGGACTTCTTGGCGTTGCGCCAACCACGGGCGTCATCTTGTTAAGTGCTGTTCAATTGATTCTCAATTCAAAATTGTCTCCGGAAGCATTCACACAATGGGGATGGCGAATTCCATTTTTGGTGGGTGTGGTTCTAGGGGTTATCTTGTTGATTTTTATTGCGCGGATCAGCGAGCTCGCGTTGTTTGCAGGAGAGGCAGAGAAGCGCGATCGCGACACGATAACCAAGAACAGGCCGTTAAAAGAGGTATTTGCCACGTCGAACCTCAAGACCTTTGGTCAGATGTTCATGCTGTACAGCGGGTATTTGTTCGCTGTGCAGGCGGCTGTCTCCTTTGTTCCGTCATTGCTCATCAACATTCTTCATCAGCCAGCTCAGGCAGTTGATAGCCTCATGTTGTATGGGAATATCGGCATTGTCGTGTTTGGCGTTGTGCTAGGCGCCCTCAGTCAGCGAGTCGGCCGGAGACGAATGCTGTTATTCGGCGGAGCCTGGATTTTTGTTGTTTGCACAATTCTGTATTATTTGACTATTCATGCAGCAGGTGCCAAGTCGGGGTTCGCAGCGGTGGGGATTTTGGGATTCTTTATGATTATCCTCACCATCGCGCCGTTTTCCGGAATGGTCTTGACATACACCGCGGAGCGTTATCCATTTCACACCCGAACCACCGGATTTAGCGCCATTTCCACACTGACCAGCGTGATACCAGGATTCTATAGTTTTTATCTACTGGGACTTGGGAAAGTCATGCCATATCAGTACACCGTCATGGTGCTGACCGCAGTGGCAGGACTGCTCACCTGGTTTGGCGCCAAAGCCGGTCCGGAGACGGTTGACTTTGAAATGCTTCCGCAAGCTGAAGAACTGTTGGAGATACCGAGCCCCACACCTGCTGCAGAGTCGCCGATGAACATTGAGTGA
- a CDS encoding Rieske 2Fe-2S domain-containing protein — translation MLSKEDNEFISRVGPGTPMGNLMRQYWIPAMLSSELPGPDCDPVRVMLLGEKLIGFRDSMGRVGLIQNHCPHRGASLFFGRNSECGLRCVYHGWQFDVEGRCIDMPNEPPESDFKNKVKAVAYPCVERGGLVWTYMGPRETPPPLPDIEVNMLPEGEYVIIPSYVESNWLQAVEGEIDTSHTGFLHFGAIQPEDVQEGTFLHYTVKDRAPRYSVVDTDYGAMYGAYRPAKPGYVYWRIAHFNFPFYTQPPEGVLGHSVIMNAWVPMDDTHTMSFVMLRKDKMESGRPSRLPIQGNSEKYPDMQVPMLPRTTDWFGRFRPAVNADNDYLIDRELQRQPDSYSGIRYLASQDRAMQESMGGIYDRTQERLASSDVMVIRVRRRLLAAARALAEQQIVPPGVDHPEVYRNRSGGVLLPEGADWIEDTKELRKAFVEHPEVAAQLPQP, via the coding sequence ATGTTAAGTAAGGAAGATAACGAATTCATCAGCCGCGTTGGACCAGGCACCCCGATGGGGAACCTGATGCGACAATATTGGATTCCAGCGATGTTATCCTCGGAATTGCCTGGACCTGACTGCGATCCCGTTCGCGTCATGCTACTTGGGGAAAAACTGATTGGTTTCCGCGACAGTATGGGGCGCGTGGGTCTGATTCAAAACCACTGTCCACACCGTGGGGCCAGCTTGTTCTTTGGGCGCAACAGCGAGTGCGGCTTGCGATGTGTCTATCATGGCTGGCAGTTTGATGTGGAAGGCCGTTGTATCGACATGCCGAACGAGCCGCCTGAAAGCGACTTCAAAAATAAAGTAAAGGCTGTGGCTTACCCCTGTGTCGAGCGCGGAGGGTTAGTGTGGACTTATATGGGGCCGCGGGAGACGCCGCCGCCGCTGCCAGATATCGAGGTGAATATGCTCCCAGAGGGAGAGTACGTCATCATCCCAAGTTATGTCGAATCCAACTGGCTGCAGGCGGTGGAGGGCGAGATCGACACAAGTCACACGGGGTTCTTACACTTCGGCGCGATTCAACCGGAGGATGTGCAGGAGGGGACGTTCCTCCACTACACCGTGAAGGATAGAGCGCCCCGTTACTCTGTCGTCGATACCGACTACGGGGCCATGTACGGCGCCTATCGGCCAGCAAAGCCTGGCTACGTGTACTGGCGCATCGCGCACTTTAATTTTCCGTTTTACACCCAGCCGCCGGAGGGTGTTCTCGGCCATAGCGTGATTATGAATGCGTGGGTACCGATGGATGACACGCACACCATGTCGTTTGTCATGCTTCGCAAGGATAAAATGGAGAGCGGGCGGCCGTCTCGGCTCCCAATCCAAGGGAATAGCGAAAAATACCCAGATATGCAAGTTCCGATGTTGCCGCGGACGACCGATTGGTTTGGGCGCTTCAGACCGGCTGTGAATGCGGACAATGACTACCTGATTGATCGCGAATTGCAGCGGCAACCAGACAGCTACTCGGGCATTCGGTATCTCGCGTCGCAAGATAGAGCGATGCAGGAAAGCATGGGTGGAATTTATGATCGGACGCAGGAACGCCTCGCGAGTTCCGACGTGATGGTGATTCGCGTGCGTCGACGGCTGTTGGCTGCGGCTCGGGCACTGGCGGAACAACAGATTGTGCCACCTGGTGTCGATCACCCTGAGGTGTATCGCAACCGCTCCGGCGGCGTACTGTTGCCAGAAGGCGCAGACTGGATAGAGGATACAAAAGAGCTGCGAAAGGCATTTGTCGAGCATCCGGAAGTGGCTGCCCAACTGCCTCAGCCGTAA
- a CDS encoding phosphodiester glycosidase family protein — translation MYHGRYQPPGTRKQEPEVPKGKPALRWVVFFFVCFIYFCVSTSLWVFHGPFQSLRNYVIDTFDETRHGYLLRPLSLFTLPNSVIEAHALADGGMVSETTPIDEIRTQNFDNNDGSIQLETYNGQTFTAHIMIVDDPKRIKVATTRYLGKRGETVLQMVEDTGAVAGVNGGAFSDANEQGTGAYPLGITMHDGKVITGAGSTGKHAEIAFTSGGQLIAGNYSLADLREKNVQEALSFGPVLVLNGQPVQVPDQGYNPRTAIGQTADGKVILVVTDGRGQYGHLGASMSDITAIMLKYHAVTAVDLDGGSSTTMVYHDKLVNTPVDLTGARSVATSIVVMPESRGQ, via the coding sequence ATGTACCATGGAAGGTATCAACCGCCAGGCACACGTAAGCAGGAACCGGAAGTTCCAAAAGGCAAACCGGCACTGCGCTGGGTCGTGTTCTTTTTTGTCTGCTTTATTTATTTCTGTGTATCTACGTCGCTATGGGTATTCCATGGGCCGTTTCAATCGCTTCGCAATTACGTCATCGACACGTTCGACGAGACGAGACATGGATATCTTTTGCGGCCCTTGTCACTATTTACGCTTCCAAATTCCGTGATTGAGGCGCATGCCTTGGCGGATGGCGGAATGGTGTCGGAGACGACGCCGATTGACGAAATTCGAACGCAAAACTTTGATAACAACGACGGATCAATCCAATTGGAGACGTACAACGGTCAGACGTTCACTGCGCACATCATGATTGTCGACGACCCGAAGCGGATTAAGGTCGCCACCACGCGATACCTCGGTAAGCGCGGAGAAACAGTGCTGCAAATGGTCGAGGATACGGGCGCCGTCGCCGGCGTCAATGGGGGGGCCTTCTCTGACGCGAACGAACAGGGAACCGGTGCGTACCCATTGGGTATCACGATGCACGATGGCAAGGTCATTACCGGGGCTGGTTCAACCGGCAAACACGCGGAAATTGCCTTCACCAGTGGTGGGCAACTAATCGCAGGCAATTACTCATTGGCCGACTTGCGTGAGAAAAATGTGCAAGAAGCTTTGAGTTTTGGTCCGGTTCTCGTCTTGAACGGACAACCTGTACAGGTCCCTGACCAAGGCTATAACCCGCGTACGGCAATTGGCCAAACGGCTGACGGTAAAGTGATTCTGGTCGTCACCGACGGGCGTGGACAGTATGGGCACCTGGGTGCGTCAATGTCGGATATCACGGCGATTATGCTGAAATACCACGCGGTTACCGCAGTCGATCTCGACGGTGGTTCTTCGACGACGATGGTGTATCACGATAAGCTCGTCAATACACCGGTGGATTTGACCGGCGCGCGCAGTGTCGCGACATCGATTGTGGTCATGCCGGAAAGCAGGGGGCAGTAG
- the tpx gene encoding thiol peroxidase, whose translation MPVANEREGAFLFPDKPVTLIGPELKVGDTAPDFRLVANDLSEVSLADSKGKIRIISVVPSLDTGVCDAQTRRFNEEASKLGDNVVVLTVSADLPFAQKRWCGAAGVERVMTLSDHRTMGFGDAYGTHIKEYRLESRAVFVVDSSDKIVYVQYVPAAGEHPNYEAALDAAKAAK comes from the coding sequence ATACCTGTGGCAAATGAGCGAGAAGGAGCATTTTTGTTTCCGGACAAGCCAGTTACGTTGATTGGTCCTGAACTGAAGGTCGGGGATACCGCGCCGGATTTTCGGTTGGTGGCAAATGACCTGTCCGAGGTGTCCTTGGCGGACAGCAAGGGGAAAATCCGAATTATCAGCGTAGTGCCTTCGCTGGATACTGGCGTTTGTGATGCACAAACCCGCCGGTTCAACGAGGAGGCGAGCAAACTTGGCGATAACGTGGTCGTATTGACCGTGAGTGCCGATTTGCCGTTCGCTCAGAAGCGTTGGTGTGGTGCAGCGGGGGTCGAGCGCGTGATGACGCTGTCCGACCATCGCACGATGGGCTTTGGGGATGCCTATGGCACCCACATCAAGGAGTATCGCCTCGAAAGCCGCGCGGTTTTCGTGGTCGACTCCAGTGACAAGATTGTCTACGTGCAATACGTGCCTGCGGCGGGCGAGCACCCGAATTATGAAGCTGCGTTGGATGCTGCGAAAGCGGCGAAGTAA
- a CDS encoding sulfite exporter TauE/SafE family protein: protein MSHATIVGLILLAGVLGFRHGIDWDHIAAITDLVGGESDKRRGFILALWYAIGHEVVIVAFGALATLLGWTLPHWIDGVMERFVGITLLILAILLIISLIRNRSEWVVMSRWRLLFIGFYSVFSFMANRFSKRYRTSGAIRSTQVSWRTALSIGMIHGIGAETPTQLLLFTTAAGLASPVAGFSAVLLFVMGLLCSHMLITAISLIGFLTARRHRRLVQTVGLLTVTYSLVMGATFTLGYASMLPTLL from the coding sequence GTGAGTCATGCGACGATAGTGGGACTCATTTTACTAGCGGGCGTACTCGGATTTCGGCATGGTATTGACTGGGATCACATCGCGGCTATCACCGATTTGGTTGGCGGGGAATCGGACAAACGGCGTGGTTTTATTCTCGCACTTTGGTACGCCATAGGGCATGAGGTCGTGATTGTCGCATTTGGTGCGCTCGCGACTTTACTCGGGTGGACCTTGCCGCATTGGATTGATGGCGTGATGGAGCGATTTGTCGGGATTACGCTTTTAATTCTAGCAATTCTCCTAATTATCTCACTTATCCGCAATCGAAGCGAGTGGGTGGTGATGAGTCGATGGCGGTTGCTGTTTATCGGTTTTTATAGCGTGTTTTCGTTTATGGCAAATCGTTTCAGCAAGCGGTATCGAACGTCTGGGGCAATCAGGTCCACCCAGGTGTCTTGGCGAACGGCGCTGTCGATTGGCATGATTCACGGAATTGGCGCGGAAACACCTACGCAATTGCTGTTGTTCACGACGGCAGCGGGGCTGGCGTCGCCGGTCGCTGGCTTTTCCGCCGTGCTCTTGTTCGTGATGGGCTTGTTGTGTTCGCACATGCTCATCACCGCCATCAGCTTGATAGGGTTCTTGACCGCGCGTAGGCATCGTCGCCTGGTTCAAACGGTGGGCTTATTGACGGTGACCTATAGCCTGGTGATGGGGGCCACCTTTACGTTGGGATACGCGTCGATGCTGCCAACGCTGTTGTAG
- the ureA gene encoding urease subunit gamma, whose amino-acid sequence MHLTMQERDKLLIFVAAELAKQRRARGLKLNYPEAVALLSSYVAEEVRAGRTVAELMESARHVLSADDVMPGVAQMIREVQVEATFPDGTKLVTVHTPIRAEDASFTPGETMVDAADTDGIALLPGRQRTTRVVRNTGDRPVQVGSHYHFYEVNEALEFQRDGTQGYRLDVPSGTAIRFEPGVTLEVGLVKFGGEQQIYGFRGEVNGGIADTKD is encoded by the coding sequence ATGCATTTAACGATGCAAGAGCGAGATAAATTGTTGATTTTTGTCGCCGCTGAATTGGCAAAACAGCGGCGTGCACGCGGCCTGAAGCTCAATTATCCAGAGGCTGTCGCTTTGTTGTCGTCGTATGTCGCGGAGGAAGTGCGGGCTGGCCGAACAGTGGCCGAGTTGATGGAATCGGCGCGCCACGTGTTGTCTGCTGACGATGTGATGCCCGGGGTGGCCCAGATGATTCGTGAAGTGCAGGTGGAAGCCACTTTCCCGGATGGAACAAAGCTTGTCACGGTGCACACGCCGATCCGTGCAGAGGATGCTTCATTTACGCCGGGCGAGACGATGGTCGACGCGGCGGATACGGATGGAATAGCGTTGCTGCCCGGACGGCAGCGCACCACGCGCGTCGTTCGCAATACGGGTGATCGGCCTGTCCAAGTCGGATCGCACTATCATTTCTACGAAGTCAACGAAGCACTCGAATTTCAGCGCGATGGAACCCAAGGGTATCGGTTGGATGTTCCGTCTGGCACGGCGATTCGCTTTGAGCCAGGGGTCACCTTGGAAGTTGGGCTTGTGAAATTTGGCGGTGAGCAACAGATTTACGGATTTCGTGGGGAGGTGAACGGGGGAATTGCCGATACCAAGGATTGA